From the genome of Leishmania infantum JPCM5 genome chromosome 34, one region includes:
- a CDS encoding putative ribosomal protein L14, translating to MLRFFRARLAPTTTDAAAKLPAGNPVNKTWFRHNLIIRRKGSYRSRWGNGTEGYGAGVPLSDQVKLHCVDNTNCKHVRLIAKATAERFAHCRVFPAVAHRVSVQRFKGRGRGGEVSRHRVKPGNIYWVCLFTRRQTNTRMSGLQTNFDRNTCIIMNDQRVPLGTRVMYCAGRHVNHKYHLKAVVLANFFV from the coding sequence ATGCTCCGCTTTTTTCGGGCACGCTTGgcgcccaccaccaccgatgCGGCGGCAAAGCTGCCTGCTGGGAATCCGGTGAACAAGACGTGGTTCCGCCACAATCTCATTATCCGGCGCAAGGGCTCGTACCGCTCTCGCTGGGGCAACGGCACGGAAGGGTACGGGGCCGGCGTCCCTCTTAGTGACCAGGTGAAATTGCACTGTGTAGACAACACCAACTGCAAGCACGTCCGCCTCATAGCCAAGGCCACGGCCGAGCGCTTCGCACACTGCCGCGTCTTTCCTGCCGTGGCGCACCGTGTGTCGGTGCAGCGCTTCAAGGGACGTGGCAGGGGCGGTGAGGTTTCGCGCCATCGCGTCAAACCCGGCAACATATACTGGGTCTGCCTATTCACGCGTCGCCAAACAAACACCCGCATGAGTGGCTTGCAGACGAACTTTGACCGCAACACGTGTATTATCATGAATGATCAACGCGTACCGTTAGGGACGCGGGTGATGTACTGCGCTGGCCGTCACGTTAACCACAAGTATCACCTGAAGGCCGTCGTGCTCGCGAACTTTTTCGTCTGA
- a CDS encoding major intrisic-like protein produces the protein MLSEFLSQLVAEFVGTFLLVLTITLASVGVGTLAPIPIGFMLAAMCFTFGYISGAHFNPAISFAVFINRKMTLRRTVMYIVVQLAGSFCASLYASAIIGLQIPAPVANGDLANTWQVLLCELVYTFALTSVVLHVCFSRQRSNDFYGFAIGMTLMAAGFSVGGFTGGAFNPAVATGTQLVLCVYKNCDPLFYFWVYWIAPICGAFVASVIFQLLDTHESVPVVLGKEAVY, from the coding sequence ATGCTCTCCGAGTTCCTCAGTCAGCTGGTGGCGGAGTTCGTCGGCACCTTTTTGCTAGTGCTGACCATCACACTAGCCTCTGTCGGAGTGGGCACGCTCGCGCCTATTCCCATTGGTTTTATGCTGGCTGCGATGTGCTTCACGTTTGGCTACATCAGCGGTGCACACTTCAACCCCGCCATCTCCTTTGCCGTTTTCATCAACCGCAAAATGACGCTGCGTCGAACGGTGATGTACATAGTTGTGCAGCTCGCCGGCTCCTTCTGTGCCTCACTCTACGCGTCCGCAATCATCGGACTCCAGATCCCAGCACCGGTTGCGAACGGCGACTTGGCGAACACTTGGCAAgtgctgctgtgcgagcTTGTGTACACGTTCGCCCTCACCTCGGTGGTGCTGCACGTCTGCTTCTCTCGTCAGCGTTCGAATGACTTTTACGGCTTCGCTATTGGCATGACGCTCATGGCGGCCGGGTTCTCGGTTGGCGGGTtcaccggcggcgccttCAACCCAGCCGTCGCCACAGGCACGCAGCTGGTGTTGTGCGTATACAAGAATTGCGACCCGCTCTTCTACTTCTGGGTGTACTGGATCGCCCCGATCTGTGGCGCCTTCGTCGCCAGCGTCATCTTTCAGCTGCTGGACACCCACGAATCTGTGCCGGTGGTGTTAGGCAAGGAAGCGGTGTATTGA
- a CDS encoding putative small nuclear ribonucleoprotein has product MAESIPIKVLFDALHLKVSIEVATGEVYHGTVEELQNNMNVLLKDATKTARGGKETKMDSVFVRGSNIVFFQLPDALQTSPALLRAGEVVSKAQDTRGDGKGFGASRKRARNS; this is encoded by the coding sequence ATGGCGGAAAGCATTCCGATCAAGGTGCTCTTTGATGCACTGCACCTGAAGGTTTCCATAGAAGTCGCTACCGGGGAGGTGTACCATGGTACCGTAGAAGAGTTGCAGAACAACATGAATGTGCTACTGAAAGATGCCACCAAGACTGCACGGGGCGGTAAGGAGACCAAGATGGACTCCGTCTTTGTACGAGGCTCAAACATCGTCTTCTTCCAGTTGCCCGATGCGCTGCAGACCAGTCCTGCGTTGCTCCGCGCAGGCGAGGTCGTGTCCAAGGCACAGGACACGCGTGGCGACGGCAAGGGATTTGGCGCGTCTCGCAAGCGTGCTCGCAACTCATAG